One Defluviimonas sp. SAOS-178_SWC DNA window includes the following coding sequences:
- a CDS encoding alpha/beta fold hydrolase: MNGIQLNLVDSGGDGPAVMFLHGFPDGWELWRHQMQALVSAGYRVIAYDQRGFGDSDKPQEVDAYLMQTLVADAVGVMEHAGVRKAHVICHDWGANVGWALASAHPDRVDRLVPISSGHPKFNRTIEGNEKSWYVFFFQFAGVAEEAMAANNFSLFRQLVRNHPESKHWIADLARPGALTAAMNWYRANYSPLNGFKLPMEVGRVKGPVLGIFGKNDVLLQEIRMLGSDKWVEGEWRYERVEEAGHWVPLDQPDHVNWLILDFLQ; this comes from the coding sequence GTGAACGGAATCCAGCTGAATCTTGTGGACAGCGGCGGCGACGGCCCGGCGGTGATGTTCCTGCACGGATTCCCGGATGGCTGGGAGCTGTGGCGCCACCAGATGCAGGCGTTGGTGAGTGCCGGATACCGGGTCATCGCCTATGATCAGCGCGGCTTTGGCGACAGCGACAAGCCGCAGGAAGTTGACGCCTACCTGATGCAGACGCTAGTGGCCGATGCCGTCGGCGTGATGGAACATGCGGGCGTTCGAAAGGCACATGTCATCTGTCATGACTGGGGGGCGAACGTGGGCTGGGCGCTGGCCTCGGCGCATCCCGACCGCGTGGACCGGCTGGTCCCGATCTCGTCCGGTCACCCGAAGTTCAACCGCACCATCGAGGGCAATGAGAAGAGCTGGTACGTGTTCTTCTTCCAGTTTGCGGGCGTCGCCGAGGAGGCGATGGCCGCAAACAACTTCTCGCTTTTCCGGCAGTTGGTCCGCAATCATCCAGAGTCGAAGCACTGGATCGCGGATCTGGCCCGGCCGGGCGCGCTGACCGCGGCGATGAACTGGTATCGCGCCAACTATTCACCTTTGAACGGTTTCAAGCTGCCGATGGAGGTGGGGCGAGTGAAGGGCCCGGTGTTGGGAATTTTCGGCAAGAACGACGTTCTTCTGCAGGAAATCCGGATGCTCGGATCCGACAAATGGGTCGAGGGCGAATGGCGCTACGAGCGGGTCGAGGAGGCCGGGCACTGGGTGCCGCTGGATCAGCCCGATCACGTCAACTGGCTGATCCTCGATTTCCTTCAATAA
- a CDS encoding tripartite tricarboxylate transporter substrate binding protein: protein MTIKTAILTLFATSVFAGGALAEYPEKRIDLIVPWTAGGSTDARARVLAPKFEEILGQTVVVRNVAGAAGTIGTNEVASARADGYTLLLTPAGPTVIQPRLRELPYTLEDFDLVCRLDSVPIVWMVEENSDYKTMQDFVDAAKARPGELSYATAGVGTIPHLVGLRVASGFGIDLKHLPAKGAADAMKNLLGDIVDAAPESEDHVARFDVRALGIASEERSEVLPDVPTFRELGVDLVQSHWQAIYMPKGAPEEVRGKLASACNAALTDPAVIESFENMNTKADPLTGEALTEFVAGEDAALAELLKHTEIK from the coding sequence ATGACCATCAAGACCGCAATCCTGACACTGTTCGCCACCAGCGTGTTCGCCGGCGGGGCGCTTGCCGAATATCCCGAGAAGCGAATCGACCTGATTGTGCCGTGGACGGCCGGCGGTTCGACCGACGCGCGTGCGCGTGTCCTGGCCCCGAAATTCGAGGAGATCCTCGGACAGACCGTGGTCGTGCGCAATGTGGCCGGCGCCGCCGGAACCATCGGCACGAACGAAGTCGCCTCGGCCAGGGCGGACGGCTATACGCTGCTGCTGACACCGGCCGGCCCGACGGTCATCCAGCCACGCCTGCGCGAGCTGCCCTACACGCTGGAAGACTTCGATCTCGTTTGCCGTCTGGACAGCGTTCCGATCGTCTGGATGGTCGAGGAAAATTCCGACTACAAGACGATGCAGGACTTCGTCGACGCCGCAAAGGCGCGGCCGGGCGAGTTGAGCTATGCAACGGCGGGAGTGGGAACGATCCCCCATCTGGTCGGGCTGCGCGTGGCGTCGGGGTTCGGTATCGACCTCAAGCACCTGCCAGCCAAGGGGGCGGCCGACGCGATGAAGAACCTTCTGGGCGACATCGTCGATGCGGCACCGGAATCGGAAGATCACGTCGCCCGCTTCGACGTTCGTGCCCTCGGTATCGCGTCTGAGGAACGCTCGGAAGTCTTGCCCGACGTGCCGACCTTCCGCGAGTTGGGTGTCGACCTGGTCCAGTCGCATTGGCAGGCCATCTACATGCCCAAAGGCGCCCCGGAAGAGGTCCGTGGCAAGCTTGCCAGCGCCTGCAATGCCGCCCTGACCGATCCCGCCGTGATCGAGAGCTTCGAGAACATGAACACCAAGGCCGACCCTTTGACCGGCGAGGCGCTAACCGAGTTCGTCGCGGGCGAGGACGCTGCCTTGGCCGAGTTGCTGAAGCATACCGAGATCAAGTGA
- a CDS encoding SDR family NAD(P)-dependent oxidoreductase, producing MTRFSGRHALITAASKGIGLGIAQRLAREGAQVTAIGRSPASLAAAQADPNSDGIRFVQADLSDRAATEAVMAGLLEDGRGFDVLVNNAGGSLGTPQLLADETEDDWARVLDLNVLTTMRVSRAVLPGMCERGYGRIVNMSSKAARYGSLFTGSNYAAAKGAVMSMTLQFAQEFGPRGVTCNAVCPGAILTERLRGLLAERMTPEKRAEVEAAIPMRRHGEVEDVAAAVAFLASDEAGFITGQMLDINGGQGMST from the coding sequence GTGACGCGGTTTTCGGGACGACACGCCCTGATCACAGCCGCCAGCAAGGGCATCGGTTTGGGCATCGCGCAGCGACTGGCGCGCGAAGGTGCACAGGTGACGGCGATCGGCCGCTCGCCGGCCTCGCTTGCGGCGGCACAGGCCGATCCGAACTCCGACGGGATCCGCTTTGTTCAGGCCGATCTGTCCGACCGCGCCGCGACCGAAGCGGTGATGGCCGGGTTGCTGGAAGACGGGCGCGGCTTCGACGTGCTGGTGAACAACGCCGGCGGGTCGCTTGGCACGCCGCAGCTTCTGGCCGACGAAACGGAAGACGACTGGGCGCGGGTTCTGGACCTCAACGTGCTGACCACCATGCGCGTATCGCGCGCGGTTCTGCCCGGCATGTGCGAGCGCGGCTATGGCCGGATCGTCAACATGAGTTCGAAGGCCGCCCGGTACGGGAGCCTGTTCACCGGGAGCAACTATGCCGCCGCGAAAGGCGCGGTGATGTCGATGACCTTGCAATTCGCGCAGGAATTCGGGCCGCGCGGCGTCACCTGCAATGCGGTCTGCCCCGGCGCGATCCTGACCGAAAGGCTGCGCGGCCTGCTGGCCGAACGGATGACCCCCGAGAAGCGCGCGGAGGTCGAGGCCGCAATCCCGATGCGCCGCCATGGCGAGGTCGAGGACGTTGCGGCGGCGGTGGCGTTCCTGGCCTCGGACGAGGCGGGATTCATCACTGGGCAGATGCTGGACATCAACGGCGGACAGGGGATGTCGACATGA
- a CDS encoding tripartite tricarboxylate transporter TctB family protein: MEAMMPIGLKARLPGLVLLVIALVMLAHTFDPQYSHTMAGLNVGPVFFPQLLLYGWIALALLSLVVIPDALRQAVMERRRHWPAAALSLLLAAYLLLLDPLGFLISSIMLCTAVQWIVGRRIAPLSVVWGALLAVLSWAAFEFLFGIPLPEATLF; the protein is encoded by the coding sequence ATGGAGGCGATGATGCCGATTGGTCTGAAAGCCAGATTGCCCGGACTTGTCCTGCTGGTGATCGCACTTGTCATGCTGGCCCACACTTTCGATCCGCAGTACTCTCACACAATGGCGGGGCTGAATGTCGGCCCGGTCTTCTTCCCGCAGCTGCTGCTTTATGGCTGGATCGCACTGGCGTTGCTGTCGCTAGTCGTGATCCCCGACGCGCTGCGCCAGGCCGTCATGGAACGGCGCCGACACTGGCCTGCCGCCGCGCTGAGTCTGCTTCTGGCCGCCTATCTGCTGCTGTTGGACCCGTTGGGATTCCTGATCTCCAGCATTATGCTGTGCACCGCCGTTCAGTGGATTGTCGGTCGCCGCATCGCACCGCTTTCCGTTGTCTGGGGGGCACTGCTGGCGGTGCTGTCTTGGGCCGCGTTCGAGTTTCTTTTCGGCATTCCCCTGCCAGAAGCCACCCTTTTCTGA
- a CDS encoding aldehyde dehydrogenase family protein, producing the protein MAEAFGNYIGGTWRQTADLSENRNPARLDDVIGRYARGSAEDVDAAVEAGRDAQPAWAAATPEDRANVLDRAARLIFERVPELGELLAREEGKLRREAEGEVTRAANVMRFFAGEALRLGGEKIASVRAGCEVDVVREPLGVVGLITPWNFPIAIPAWKMAPALAAGNAVVIKPAEITPASTVALVKILEEAGLPAGVVNLVMGSGSVVGNRIVDHPDVRAVSFTGSERVGRQIALAGAEGMKKVQLEMGGKNPMVVMADADLDLAVKVCLDGAFFSTGQRCTASSRLIVEDRIHDAFVEKLDLARAAIRVGDPLEADSQMGPVVSEGQLESNLTYVAQAASEGCEVRGGERLNQAGYFQAPALFLNATNDMKTSQEEIFGPCASVIRVADFDEALATANDTRFGLSSGICTTSLRHATEFRRKSRAGMVMVNLPTAGVDYHVPFGGNKGSSLGAREQGPMAMEFYTSVKTAYSFAGSV; encoded by the coding sequence ATGGCAGAGGCCTTCGGCAACTATATCGGCGGGACATGGCGTCAGACGGCGGATCTGTCCGAAAACCGCAACCCCGCGCGTCTCGATGACGTGATCGGCCGCTATGCGCGCGGCAGCGCCGAAGACGTCGATGCGGCGGTCGAGGCCGGTCGTGACGCGCAACCCGCATGGGCGGCGGCGACGCCCGAGGACCGGGCAAACGTGCTGGATCGCGCGGCCCGACTGATTTTCGAGCGGGTTCCCGAACTTGGCGAGCTGCTGGCGCGCGAAGAAGGGAAACTGCGCCGCGAGGCCGAGGGCGAGGTCACGCGCGCCGCGAATGTCATGCGCTTCTTTGCCGGCGAAGCGCTGCGCCTTGGCGGCGAGAAGATCGCCTCGGTCCGCGCGGGCTGTGAGGTGGACGTCGTCCGGGAGCCGCTTGGTGTCGTGGGTCTCATCACGCCGTGGAATTTCCCGATAGCCATCCCGGCCTGGAAAATGGCGCCGGCGCTGGCGGCGGGCAACGCTGTGGTCATAAAGCCAGCCGAGATCACTCCGGCCTCGACCGTGGCGCTCGTGAAGATTCTTGAGGAAGCGGGGCTGCCGGCGGGAGTCGTCAACCTTGTCATGGGCTCGGGTTCGGTGGTGGGAAACCGCATCGTCGACCACCCCGACGTCAGGGCGGTATCCTTCACCGGCTCGGAACGGGTCGGTCGCCAGATCGCGCTGGCGGGCGCCGAAGGGATGAAGAAGGTTCAGCTTGAGATGGGCGGCAAGAACCCGATGGTCGTCATGGCGGATGCGGATCTTGATCTTGCCGTGAAGGTCTGTCTCGATGGCGCCTTCTTCTCCACCGGGCAGAGATGCACGGCCTCGTCGCGGCTGATCGTCGAGGACAGGATCCACGATGCCTTCGTCGAGAAGCTCGATCTGGCGCGCGCCGCCATTCGGGTGGGCGACCCGCTGGAGGCGGACAGTCAGATGGGACCGGTGGTGTCCGAAGGGCAGCTGGAGAGCAACCTGACCTATGTCGCGCAGGCTGCGTCCGAAGGCTGCGAGGTGCGTGGCGGCGAGCGCCTGAACCAGGCCGGATACTTTCAGGCGCCGGCCCTGTTCCTGAATGCGACAAATGATATGAAAACCTCGCAGGAGGAGATCTTTGGCCCCTGCGCCTCGGTTATCCGGGTTGCCGATTTCGATGAGGCTCTGGCCACTGCCAACGACACGCGCTTCGGCCTTTCCTCCGGGATCTGCACCACCTCGCTTCGGCACGCCACGGAATTCCGGCGCAAATCGCGGGCCGGCATGGTCATGGTCAACTTGCCGACGGCGGGGGTGGATTATCACGTCCCCTTCGGCGGCAACAAGGGATCGAGCCTCGGCGCGAGAGAGCAGGGCCCCATGGCGATGGAGTTCTATACCTCGGTCAAGACGGCCTACAGCTTTGCCGGTTCGGTCTGA
- a CDS encoding alkyl sulfatase dimerization domain-containing protein, translating to MNEMTSPVETGPKGEIAHRDLLRHGEQFAPKLRHITDNVWHLVGVRSIANCTMIEGETGIILVDSGSSIDDAEAFVEEFRTITDKPIVAVLYTHSHYCRGASAYLPKDNPQAVQVWGHEKVDHNYKYGRPEIFPTYVRKISTQMGNHCPDEGPDAPPNAGLGGEYHTSAGRYGYVSPTHTVSEPMDVTIDGVAFRLIPSISDTDDCLTIWLPKQRVVIENIFWRLYPNFGAIRGEFYRKPVLWAQSIEEIRQLHPEHILGCHGIPYSGEAAIQDMLSDYRDAILYLYDQTVRGINLGLDADAMVERIRLPDSLRASPALQEHYGEFQFGIRGVYNGIMGWYGTDTAQLKPVPRAVEAERLVTAMGGVETVLADARKWLAEGEAAWAAQLVTYLLRLDPDHAGYKQLKADALRHMGQRQRSSITRNYYLTHARELEGKADTFKVPHRTVGKVLESDPGTYVELLRYEVDPAKATGKKGEMELHFGDLDRSFVIDLANSVIRVTAGGGVANAPRLSMAFGDWAEVIAGDVALRDLVAGGRARITGDRQVVVDILSVFDNQRLELQS from the coding sequence ATGAATGAGATGACCTCACCGGTCGAGACCGGACCAAAGGGCGAAATCGCCCATCGGGATCTTCTGCGCCATGGCGAACAATTTGCTCCCAAGCTAAGGCACATCACCGACAATGTCTGGCATCTGGTCGGTGTGCGGAGCATCGCGAACTGCACCATGATCGAGGGCGAGACGGGGATCATCCTGGTCGATAGCGGATCCTCGATCGATGACGCAGAAGCCTTCGTGGAAGAATTCCGCACCATCACCGACAAGCCCATCGTCGCGGTGCTGTATACCCATTCGCATTACTGCCGCGGAGCTTCCGCTTATCTTCCGAAGGATAATCCTCAGGCGGTTCAGGTCTGGGGCCACGAGAAAGTCGACCACAATTACAAGTACGGCCGACCCGAGATCTTCCCGACCTACGTGCGCAAGATCTCGACCCAGATGGGCAACCATTGCCCCGACGAAGGCCCCGACGCGCCGCCGAATGCGGGGCTGGGCGGTGAATATCACACCTCGGCCGGGCGCTATGGTTATGTCAGCCCGACCCATACCGTGTCCGAGCCGATGGATGTCACGATCGACGGTGTCGCGTTCCGGCTGATCCCGTCCATTTCCGATACCGACGATTGCCTGACGATCTGGCTGCCTAAGCAGCGCGTCGTGATCGAGAACATCTTCTGGCGGCTCTATCCGAATTTCGGCGCGATCCGGGGCGAATTCTACCGCAAACCGGTCTTGTGGGCGCAAAGCATCGAGGAGATCCGGCAGCTGCATCCCGAACATATCCTCGGCTGCCACGGCATTCCCTATTCCGGCGAGGCGGCCATTCAGGACATGCTCTCGGATTACCGCGACGCGATCCTGTATCTGTATGACCAGACGGTGCGCGGCATCAATCTGGGTCTCGATGCGGATGCGATGGTCGAACGGATCCGGCTGCCGGACAGCCTGCGCGCCAGCCCGGCCCTGCAGGAACACTACGGCGAATTCCAGTTCGGCATCCGCGGCGTCTATAACGGTATCATGGGGTGGTACGGCACGGATACCGCGCAGTTGAAGCCTGTCCCGCGCGCGGTCGAGGCCGAGCGCCTGGTCACGGCCATGGGCGGGGTCGAAACGGTGCTGGCCGACGCCCGGAAATGGCTGGCCGAGGGTGAGGCCGCCTGGGCCGCTCAGCTGGTCACCTATCTGCTGCGGCTCGACCCCGACCACGCCGGATACAAGCAGCTCAAGGCCGATGCGTTGCGCCATATGGGTCAGCGGCAGCGCTCGTCGATCACCCGCAACTACTATCTGACCCACGCGCGAGAGCTTGAGGGCAAGGCCGACACATTCAAGGTTCCGCACCGCACGGTCGGGAAGGTGCTGGAAAGCGATCCGGGCACCTATGTCGAATTGCTGCGCTACGAGGTCGATCCCGCAAAGGCGACTGGCAAAAAGGGCGAGATGGAGCTGCATTTCGGTGATCTGGACCGCAGTTTTGTCATTGATCTTGCGAATTCGGTGATCCGCGTGACCGCGGGAGGTGGGGTTGCCAACGCGCCGCGGCTGTCGATGGCTTTCGGCGATTGGGCCGAGGTCATCGCGGGCGACGTAGCCCTGCGCGATCTGGTGGCTGGTGGCCGCGCGCGCATCACCGGCGACAGGCAGGTGGTGGTCGATATCCTGTCGGTCTTCGACAATCAGCGTCTGGAGCTGCAGTCGTGA
- a CDS encoding tripartite tricarboxylate transporter permease, with protein sequence MEYFGIAAGMVFTPASLLAILAGTFIGLVVGALPGLGSVVAITLVLPFSFSMETAPAICLILSVYCCSVFGGSYSAILLNTPGTPQSAATVLDGYAMAKRGEADLALGWATGASAIGGIFSTFVLLLFAPQLARVALSFGPIENFALTCFALTCIAGVAGANFILGIISGLIGLFLATVGVDPLSGETRMTFGYFGLSSGIELIPVLIGIFAIAEVFDRATAISKPSDEPGPRIKAGFRLAPLAEWTARWGTLLKSSVIGSFVGVLPGTGASTASFISYAVAKRTGRFRKDVGTGEAEGIVASETANNAVTGGALVPTLALGIPGDPVTAVMMSALVIHGIQPGTRLFVESPELIYASFVALLVINVVMFVAAAPFAHVFSRILHLPDAIIAALVLILSVLGAYGVRGNMFDLYVMLAAGVVGYMMRLAAIPAAPIVIGMVLGPFVEESLRQGLILTDGNIAAFFGRPIAAALMSVTILIVLSTAIMSVVNLASRLRTAGK encoded by the coding sequence ATGGAATATTTTGGCATCGCGGCCGGCATGGTCTTCACACCGGCATCGTTGCTGGCCATTCTGGCCGGCACATTCATCGGCCTCGTGGTCGGCGCCCTTCCGGGACTCGGCTCGGTCGTTGCGATCACATTGGTCCTGCCCTTCAGTTTCAGCATGGAGACCGCACCGGCGATCTGTCTGATCCTGTCGGTCTATTGCTGTTCCGTCTTTGGCGGCTCCTACTCAGCCATTCTGCTGAACACCCCGGGAACGCCGCAATCGGCGGCAACCGTGCTGGACGGCTATGCGATGGCGAAACGGGGAGAGGCGGATCTTGCGCTTGGATGGGCCACCGGTGCCTCCGCAATCGGGGGCATCTTCTCGACCTTCGTGCTGCTTCTGTTCGCGCCCCAGCTTGCACGCGTGGCGCTGAGCTTCGGCCCGATCGAGAACTTTGCACTGACCTGCTTTGCGCTGACCTGTATCGCGGGCGTCGCGGGGGCCAACTTCATCCTTGGCATAATCTCCGGTCTGATCGGGCTTTTCCTCGCCACCGTCGGCGTCGATCCGCTTTCGGGCGAAACCCGCATGACCTTCGGCTATTTCGGTCTGTCATCCGGGATCGAGCTTATCCCCGTCCTGATCGGAATCTTCGCCATCGCCGAGGTCTTCGACCGCGCCACCGCAATCTCGAAACCATCCGATGAGCCGGGGCCCAGGATCAAGGCCGGATTCCGGCTGGCGCCGCTGGCCGAATGGACGGCCCGTTGGGGAACCCTGCTAAAAAGCAGCGTGATCGGATCTTTCGTGGGAGTGCTGCCGGGAACAGGCGCGTCCACTGCCTCGTTCATTTCCTATGCGGTGGCCAAGCGTACCGGGCGGTTTCGCAAGGATGTCGGCACGGGCGAGGCGGAAGGCATCGTCGCGTCCGAGACCGCGAACAATGCCGTGACCGGCGGCGCGCTTGTCCCGACCCTGGCCCTGGGTATCCCCGGCGATCCGGTCACCGCGGTGATGATGTCGGCGCTGGTGATCCACGGCATCCAGCCCGGCACGCGCCTGTTCGTCGAGTCGCCCGAGTTGATCTATGCCTCGTTTGTGGCCTTGCTTGTCATCAATGTCGTGATGTTCGTCGCGGCTGCCCCGTTCGCGCATGTCTTCAGTCGGATCCTGCACCTGCCTGATGCGATCATCGCCGCGCTGGTTCTGATCCTGTCCGTCCTCGGCGCCTATGGGGTTCGTGGCAACATGTTCGATCTCTACGTCATGCTGGCGGCCGGCGTTGTCGGATATATGATGCGGCTTGCGGCCATCCCCGCCGCACCGATCGTCATCGGCATGGTGTTGGGGCCGTTCGTCGAGGAAAGCCTCCGACAAGGTCTGATTCTGACCGACGGGAATATCGCCGCCTTTTTCGGTCGACCGATTGCTGCCGCACTCATGTCGGTGACGATCCTCATCGTCCTGTCGACGGCAATCATGTCGGTGGTGAACCTGGCGAGCCGGTTGCGGACGGCCGGGAAATAA
- a CDS encoding NAD-dependent epimerase/dehydratase family protein, producing MIADHKIGPVLITGSEGFLGRALTDRLTSEGETVVALDLLPAADRAVRPRPDQVMAVTGDITDPEVLTKVVAAHGVKAIVNLAALIIPACRANPILGAQVNILGHINAFEAARRNGVGRVVYTSTIAAKPRGPYASPVNLYGVYKHCCEEIAKIYHLDHGIASVGLRPNVVYGPGRTVGETAFVSEVIAAAVRGEAFDMPFSGRMCLQHVDEVVDVIVRSLRSQPDGPVVSDITTDTVSMDDLIETVRTVVPGARITASDTPRPAPDNLDNTRLVALLGAWPAVSLEEGVRRTAAALS from the coding sequence ATGATCGCCGACCACAAGATCGGCCCGGTTCTGATCACCGGCAGCGAGGGCTTTCTGGGCCGCGCACTGACCGACAGACTGACCTCGGAAGGCGAGACGGTCGTCGCGCTCGACCTGCTGCCGGCGGCGGATCGCGCCGTGCGTCCGCGCCCCGATCAGGTGATGGCGGTCACGGGCGACATCACGGATCCGGAGGTTCTGACCAAGGTCGTGGCCGCACATGGCGTTAAGGCCATCGTCAATCTGGCGGCGCTGATCATCCCGGCCTGCCGGGCCAATCCGATCCTTGGGGCGCAGGTCAATATCCTCGGCCATATCAACGCATTCGAGGCGGCGCGCCGGAACGGTGTCGGCCGCGTGGTCTATACCAGCACCATCGCCGCGAAGCCGCGCGGGCCCTACGCATCGCCGGTCAATCTCTATGGTGTCTACAAGCATTGCTGCGAGGAGATCGCCAAGATCTACCATCTGGATCATGGGATCGCATCGGTCGGGCTGCGCCCGAACGTGGTGTACGGTCCGGGCCGGACGGTCGGCGAGACCGCGTTCGTGTCCGAGGTCATCGCCGCAGCCGTTCGGGGGGAAGCCTTCGACATGCCGTTCAGCGGGCGGATGTGCCTTCAGCATGTCGATGAAGTTGTCGATGTGATTGTCCGGTCCCTGCGCAGCCAGCCCGATGGCCCCGTGGTGTCGGACATCACGACGGACACCGTTTCGATGGACGATCTGATCGAGACGGTGCGCACGGTGGTGCCGGGCGCCCGGATCACCGCGTCCGACACCCCGCGCCCGGCGCCGGACAATCTGGATAACACTAGGCTGGTTGCGCTTCTCGGCGCATGGCCGGCCGTCTCGCTGGAAGAAGGCGTACGCCGCACCGCTGCCGCCCTGAGCTAA
- a CDS encoding GMC family oxidoreductase encodes MSRSDYIIVGGGTCGCVLAARLTEDPSCRVLMIEAGPRRESPWVRVPAGFTKLLVSDRHNWHLATEPEEGTLGRTIAVPKGKGLGGSTLINGMIMVRGQPRDYDNWSDLGAKGWSWRDLLPYFQRIEAYGGSDRTGLRGRHGPVPVAKVLDRPEIADAFIRAGCEAGYPFNDDYNGAEQAGFGWYQVNQKSGRRVSAADAYLKPALSRPNLEIVTDAMVERIILRDGRAIGVSFRRGADVEERFCDGEVILSAGAVHSPQILELSGIGDPEILARQGVATSVALPGVGANYIDHFCTRMNWRVSRPVTLNEQTRSWRLVAAVAQYALLRRGILTYATGLAHGFLAAHPGATHPDTQLFFMHASYADAAERKLDRQPGMTVGVSQMRPTSRGTIHIKAPDVTTMPAIRPNFLATEYDRICMVEGMKQTRRLMETTPMDAFRDAELTPGPDVESDAEWLDFARRDGQTIYHASGTCRMGGDDMAVVDPRLRLRGVDGLRVVDASVMPDIISGNIQNAVFVIAEKAADMIREDRKSAAQSQTIQKEAATHV; translated from the coding sequence ATGAGCAGATCTGACTATATCATTGTTGGTGGCGGTACCTGCGGCTGCGTGCTGGCCGCCCGCCTTACCGAAGACCCCTCTTGCAGGGTCCTGATGATCGAGGCCGGACCCCGGCGGGAAAGCCCCTGGGTGCGCGTTCCCGCCGGCTTCACCAAGCTGCTGGTAAGCGACCGCCACAACTGGCATCTCGCGACCGAGCCGGAAGAAGGCACTCTTGGCCGCACGATCGCAGTACCCAAGGGGAAGGGGCTTGGCGGTTCGACCCTGATCAACGGAATGATCATGGTCCGGGGCCAGCCACGCGACTATGACAACTGGTCCGACCTCGGTGCAAAGGGATGGTCGTGGCGGGATCTTCTGCCCTATTTCCAGCGGATCGAGGCCTATGGCGGCAGCGACCGCACGGGGCTGCGTGGGCGGCATGGCCCGGTGCCCGTCGCCAAGGTTCTGGACAGGCCAGAAATCGCCGATGCGTTCATCCGTGCGGGATGCGAAGCGGGCTATCCGTTCAACGACGATTATAACGGCGCCGAGCAGGCCGGATTTGGCTGGTATCAGGTCAACCAGAAATCCGGACGCCGGGTCAGCGCGGCCGATGCCTACCTGAAGCCGGCCCTTTCGCGTCCGAACCTCGAAATCGTGACCGATGCCATGGTCGAGCGGATCATCCTGCGGGACGGGCGTGCCATCGGCGTCTCGTTCAGGCGCGGCGCGGATGTCGAGGAACGTTTCTGCGACGGTGAAGTCATCCTGTCGGCAGGAGCGGTCCACAGTCCGCAGATACTTGAGCTTTCGGGCATCGGCGATCCGGAGATTCTGGCCAGGCAGGGTGTGGCGACCTCCGTGGCGCTGCCGGGTGTCGGGGCGAACTATATCGACCATTTCTGCACGCGGATGAACTGGCGCGTCTCCCGCCCTGTGACCCTGAACGAGCAGACGCGAAGCTGGCGGCTGGTTGCGGCCGTCGCGCAATATGCGCTCTTGCGTCGCGGCATCCTGACTTACGCGACGGGGCTGGCCCATGGCTTCCTGGCCGCGCATCCGGGCGCGACACATCCCGACACCCAGCTGTTCTTCATGCATGCCAGCTATGCCGACGCGGCCGAACGCAAGCTGGACCGACAGCCGGGCATGACGGTCGGGGTCAGCCAAATGCGCCCGACTTCCCGGGGAACGATCCATATCAAGGCGCCCGACGTGACCACGATGCCCGCCATCCGCCCGAACTTTCTGGCCACCGAATACGACCGGATCTGCATGGTCGAGGGCATGAAGCAGACACGCCGCCTCATGGAGACGACGCCGATGGATGCGTTCCGCGATGCCGAGCTGACGCCGGGACCGGATGTGGAAAGCGATGCCGAATGGCTCGATTTCGCCCGCCGCGACGGCCAGACCATTTATCACGCCAGCGGCACATGCCGGATGGGCGGCGATGACATGGCGGTCGTCGATCCGCGCCTACGCCTGCGCGGGGTGGACGGACTTCGCGTGGTCGACGCCTCGGTCATGCCCGATATCATCTCGGGAAACATCCAGAATGCAGTCTTCGTGATCGCCGAGAAGGCGGCTGACATGATCCGCGAGGATCGGAAATCAGCTGCGCAATCCCAAACCATCCAGAAAGAGGCGGCAACGCATGTTTGA